From the Deltaproteobacteria bacterium genome, one window contains:
- the bzdN gene encoding benzoyl-CoA reductase, bzd-type, subunit N, with the protein MFRKWTENRHEYAKNWKEKTGGKVLGYFCTYVPEEILYAADILPVRILGSHEPQSLTEPHIFAMYCPFCRDCLAQGLKGRFDYLDGIMISQSCLHIRQAFTSWQLHIPVPYGYYLPMPHHIQSPRALPFFTAELVRFKESVEKWTGRSISDDDLQKGIEIVNNNRRLMEQFYLTHQDPNPKTTGLESMYMVLSGQMVDKQEHSRVLEDVLAELPDRDSDNEDKTRLMILGSENDDTAFIEMVESLNAIFVIDDHCTGSRYFLGQTATDGNPLEAIADRYIQRPPCPTKDWPERRRKDHTLNLAKTYNVAGAILAQQKFCDPHELDFPILKKTLEENGIKTLTLEFDVTVPIGQFKVRVEAFLEILWEEDLF; encoded by the coding sequence ATGTTTCGGAAATGGACTGAAAACCGCCATGAATATGCAAAAAACTGGAAGGAAAAAACCGGGGGGAAAGTGTTGGGTTACTTCTGCACGTACGTTCCGGAAGAGATCCTGTATGCGGCCGACATCCTCCCGGTCAGGATATTAGGAAGTCACGAACCGCAGAGTCTTACCGAACCCCATATATTTGCCATGTATTGTCCCTTCTGCCGGGACTGCCTGGCTCAAGGACTTAAGGGACGGTTCGATTATCTTGACGGAATCATGATTTCCCAGTCATGCCTTCATATCAGACAGGCCTTTACCAGTTGGCAGCTGCATATTCCAGTACCTTACGGTTATTACCTGCCCATGCCTCATCACATCCAGAGTCCTAGAGCCCTGCCTTTTTTTACCGCTGAACTGGTCCGGTTTAAAGAATCAGTCGAGAAATGGACCGGAAGGTCTATCAGCGATGATGACTTGCAGAAAGGTATTGAAATCGTCAATAACAACAGACGGCTCATGGAACAATTCTACCTGACCCACCAGGACCCAAATCCAAAGACCACCGGACTCGAATCCATGTATATGGTCCTTTCCGGCCAGATGGTGGATAAGCAGGAACACAGCCGTGTTCTTGAGGACGTTCTGGCTGAGCTGCCTGATAGAGATTCTGACAATGAGGACAAAACGCGTCTGATGATCCTGGGTAGCGAGAACGATGACACGGCCTTTATCGAGATGGTCGAATCCTTGAATGCCATTTTTGTCATTGATGATCACTGCACCGGCAGCCGGTATTTCCTGGGACAAACGGCCACGGATGGGAATCCGCTCGAGGCAATCGCGGACCGGTATATTCAAAGGCCGCCCTGCCCGACCAAGGACTGGCCGGAAAGAAGACGGAAGGACCATACGCTTAATCTGGCCAAGACATATAACGTCGCTGGAGCCATACTGGCGCAGCAGAAATTTTGCGACCCGCATGAACTGGATTTTCCCATTCTGAAAAAGACGCTGGAGGAAAATGGCATCAAAACCCTTACCCTGGAGTTTGATGTTACAGTGCCGATCGGCCAGTTCAAGGTCCGGGTTGAAGCCTTTCTCGAAATACTCTGGGAGGAAGACTTGTTCTAA
- a CDS encoding enoyl-CoA hydratase/isomerase family protein, with product MGLPYQHIKLELEEDLARLILNRPPLNWLNIEMMEEINQALESLADKSLLKLLVIQAEGKAFSVGVEVEDHMDGKAPRMIEVFHRIFRLLDSLGLPTLALVNGSALGGGCEVATYCDMVLASEKAKFGQPEIQVGVFPPIAALAFPRMIGQKKAIELILLGETISSREALEIGLINRVFPVESFEEEAEAFIAKMRAHSPVVLRMAKKAGIEGWDTGVEDGLRRIEDIYMKELMVTEDANEGLKAFLEKRKAKWKGR from the coding sequence ATGGGGTTACCATATCAGCACATAAAATTAGAACTTGAAGAAGACCTGGCCCGTTTGATTCTCAACCGGCCGCCTCTCAACTGGCTCAACATCGAGATGATGGAAGAGATAAATCAGGCCCTGGAATCCCTGGCTGACAAAAGCTTGCTAAAACTGCTGGTCATCCAGGCCGAGGGGAAGGCCTTTTCCGTCGGGGTAGAGGTGGAAGATCACATGGATGGCAAGGCACCCAGGATGATTGAAGTTTTTCACCGAATATTCCGCCTTCTCGATTCTTTGGGCCTGCCAACCCTGGCCCTGGTAAATGGGTCGGCCTTGGGTGGCGGGTGCGAGGTGGCCACTTACTGTGACATGGTTCTGGCCTCGGAAAAGGCCAAGTTCGGTCAGCCTGAAATACAGGTCGGGGTCTTCCCTCCCATTGCCGCCTTGGCTTTTCCAAGAATGATCGGACAAAAAAAGGCCATTGAACTAATTCTCTTAGGTGAAACTATTAGTTCCCGTGAAGCCCTTGAGATCGGTTTAATAAACAGGGTCTTTCCGGTCGAGAGTTTTGAAGAAGAGGCCGAGGCGTTTATAGCGAAAATGAGGGCTCATTCACCAGTAGTCCTTCGGATGGCTAAAAAGGCTGGGATCGAGGGTTGGGATACGGGTGTCGAGGATGGGCTGAGGCGTATCGAGGACATATACATGAAAGAACTAATGGTCACCGAAGACGCCAATGAAGGCCTGAAGGCTTTTTTGGAAAAGAGAAAAGCGAAGTGGAAGGGCAGATAG
- the oah gene encoding 6-oxocyclohex-1-ene-1-carbonyl-CoA hydratase: MSLDWLVRDNEIKDHQLFGEEHFGTEPPCISYEKKPLINMDTGETVDGLNTAWITLNNAAQYNSYTTEMCKGVIAGMHKASMERDVVAIIFTAVGDRAFCTGGNTKEYAEYYSKRPLEYSQYMDLFSGMVDGILKARKPVICRSNGMRIGGGQEVGQACDFTVAADTAGFGQVGTRHGSSPTGGSTDFLPWNLSMEQAMWQAVSNEMWSAYKAERLGMITKAIPVKKNEKGEWVRDPRVITDQYVKDGEIVYGEFKKGEEFRAALSELKGLKTDWTLLDEYVSQMVWTLTNTTFICLMNTIESVRTKKKFFWDHLKSSQIYYLAANMNSEAYVGFNAFNTQELTGSRNIDYITYRQLLAEGRTFDDEFAEAILPKPKA; the protein is encoded by the coding sequence ATGAGTTTAGATTGGCTTGTGAGGGATAATGAAATAAAAGATCATCAACTGTTTGGGGAGGAACATTTCGGAACCGAGCCGCCTTGCATTAGTTACGAAAAAAAACCCTTGATAAACATGGACACCGGCGAGACCGTGGACGGTCTGAATACTGCCTGGATCACTTTGAACAACGCCGCCCAATACAATTCTTACACCACTGAGATGTGCAAGGGCGTCATCGCCGGGATGCACAAAGCTTCCATGGAAAGGGACGTGGTGGCCATCATTTTCACCGCGGTCGGGGACCGTGCCTTTTGCACCGGCGGCAATACCAAGGAGTATGCCGAATATTATTCCAAACGGCCCCTTGAATACTCACAGTACATGGACCTGTTTTCAGGGATGGTTGACGGCATTCTCAAGGCCCGGAAGCCGGTCATCTGCCGCAGCAACGGTATGAGGATCGGCGGGGGCCAGGAGGTCGGCCAGGCCTGCGATTTTACCGTGGCCGCGGATACGGCCGGCTTCGGACAGGTGGGCACGCGGCATGGTTCGAGCCCAACCGGCGGGTCAACGGATTTTCTGCCTTGGAACCTCAGTATGGAACAGGCCATGTGGCAGGCCGTTTCAAACGAGATGTGGAGCGCATACAAGGCGGAAAGGCTGGGCATGATCACCAAGGCCATTCCAGTTAAGAAAAACGAAAAAGGTGAATGGGTCAGAGATCCGCGAGTTATCACCGACCAGTATGTAAAGGATGGTGAGATCGTTTATGGAGAGTTTAAAAAAGGAGAAGAGTTCCGAGCGGCCCTGAGCGAGCTGAAGGGTCTTAAAACCGATTGGACCCTTTTGGACGAATATGTCAGCCAGATGGTCTGGACCCTGACTAATACCACTTTCATCTGCCTAATGAACACCATCGAAAGCGTTCGGACTAAGAAAAAGTTCTTCTGGGATCATTTGAAGAGCAGCCAGATTTACTATCTGGCGGCTAATATGAACTCGGAGGCCTATGTCGGCTTCAACGCCTTCAACACCCAGGAACTTACCGGAAGCAGGAACATAGACTACATAACATACAGACAGCTTTTAGCCGAGGGCCGCACTTTTGACGACGAGTTTGCCGAAGCCATTCTGCCCAAACCCAAGGCTTAA
- a CDS encoding PadR family transcriptional regulator has protein sequence MKYELMVMGFLMDRPMYGYQLIQEVKIHRMDSWAKISPPMVYKTLAKLHQNKMIKSHTEREGLMPERKVYRMTSRGSERLASLVERSLMDKNLTHDLSNLGYFFIFALSRDKALECLKQKQILLERAIKSMERRLEDFKGKTPLNRLMVIEKDLDRFKSELSQLKQMIVKVSDCKEWKAEAFFE, from the coding sequence ATGAAATATGAACTCATGGTCATGGGATTTCTTATGGACCGGCCTATGTATGGTTATCAGCTTATCCAGGAAGTGAAGATTCATCGTATGGATTCCTGGGCTAAGATCAGCCCACCCATGGTTTACAAAACCTTGGCCAAACTCCACCAAAATAAAATGATTAAATCTCACACCGAAAGAGAAGGCCTGATGCCTGAGCGGAAGGTTTACAGGATGACTTCCCGGGGAAGTGAGCGGCTGGCCTCTCTGGTGGAGAGGTCCCTCATGGATAAAAACCTGACCCACGACCTGTCCAACCTTGGTTATTTTTTCATTTTTGCCTTGTCCAGAGATAAGGCCCTCGAATGTTTGAAACAAAAACAGATTCTTCTGGAGAGGGCTATCAAGAGCATGGAGAGAAGGCTGGAGGACTTCAAAGGCAAGACGCCGCTGAACCGGTTAATGGTCATCGAGAAGGACCTGGATCGTTTTAAAAGCGAGTTGTCTCAGTTAAAACAAATGATCGTAAAGGTGTCTGATTGCAAGGAATGGAAGGCTGAAGCCTTCTTTGAATAA
- a CDS encoding ABC transporter permease — protein MRRYIIKRLILVLPTLFIVFSLIFLIIRLIPGDVVEMMVFEQGFADDTEEIRAMLGLDQPLYKQYYKYIKGIFSLDLGTSLWSGEPVINELSRRLPVSFQLACMAIFWAFVTGILFGVISALKQDKPLDYIVRTIGIGGLSIPDFWLAILIVVFGAILFKWVPPTNYIPFTRNPLGNISQFIVPSLVLSLYMSASIMRMTRTMMLEVMREDYIRTAIAKGLSVRVMIIRHALKNALIPVVSIMGLQLAFLIGGTIIMEQIFVLPGMGKYLLNAITWRDYPVIQGINLFISTLIITINLIVDLIYGLLDPRIRYQ, from the coding sequence ATGAGAAGATACATCATCAAAAGGCTCATTCTGGTTTTGCCCACCCTTTTCATAGTTTTTTCCCTGATTTTTTTAATCATACGTCTCATACCAGGAGACGTGGTGGAGATGATGGTCTTCGAGCAAGGGTTTGCTGACGATACGGAAGAGATCAGAGCCATGCTCGGGCTGGACCAGCCGCTCTACAAACAGTACTACAAGTACATAAAAGGCATCTTTAGCCTGGACCTGGGGACCTCCCTTTGGAGTGGGGAGCCTGTTATCAATGAACTTTCCAGACGGCTGCCCGTCAGCTTTCAGTTGGCCTGCATGGCCATTTTCTGGGCCTTTGTGACAGGCATCCTTTTCGGCGTGATTTCTGCCTTGAAACAAGATAAGCCCTTGGATTATATCGTACGAACCATCGGAATCGGTGGTCTGTCCATACCCGACTTCTGGCTCGCCATCCTCATTGTGGTTTTTGGCGCCATCTTGTTTAAATGGGTGCCGCCAACAAACTATATTCCTTTCACCCGGAATCCGCTGGGTAATATTTCCCAATTCATCGTGCCATCCCTGGTCCTGTCGCTGTATATGTCGGCCAGCATCATGCGAATGACTCGAACGATGATGCTGGAGGTCATGCGGGAGGATTACATCCGAACAGCCATCGCCAAGGGGCTCTCGGTCAGAGTTATGATCATCCGTCACGCCCTGAAGAATGCGCTGATACCGGTCGTAAGCATCATGGGTCTCCAGCTTGCCTTTTTAATCGGAGGCACCATCATTATGGAGCAAATCTTTGTCCTGCCTGGTATGGGGAAGTATCTTCTAAACGCCATCACCTGGCGTGATTATCCTGTGATCCAGGGAATCAACCTCTTCATCTCCACACTGATTATCACGATCAATCTCATCGTGGATTTGATCTATGGACTCTTAGACCCGAGGATTCGTTACCAGTAG
- a CDS encoding ABC transporter substrate-binding protein gives MKAFKSVGLLTICLLLTLILSLGVCMAAEPQYGGTFRWPIVQEPKFLDPPMYAMSSVQQITCNLYSGLLRFNEDMSDVLPDLAESWRQVDPLTYEFKIRKGAHFHNIPPVNGRECTAADVKYSIERTGGMYGKKAEFKQRHYFEGKLTSIETPDKYTVIFKTKDPYPAFIQYLASPMTKIVPKEAVDKFGDLKRKAIGTGPFILKEFVRGSHLTMVKNPNYFKKGLPYLDAIHMKVLPDPTTVMAQFIAGDQDVISLYYWQIPTIKKEVPNVIITKKAGVNSWMLRTPPQVDCDKPLAPPFNDIRVKQAISHAIDKKKLLKLALDNHGDILISHIANFPPYHLGLEDQIEYNPEKSKKLLAQAGYPKGFSVEMLTWNAPYMLKPAQVLIEMLKEVGIKVNLKVLEMAQYFTRAYHFKYDMALHVGSSGIDPEEALVPYYGRDATYYKMCDKEIWDLIDQQNKEVDKKKRTALIHKIQRKLLEDANVTFLYSMNRYVAQQPYVHMKHYYQEYQVLIAEDLWMEKH, from the coding sequence ATGAAAGCATTTAAGTCCGTGGGTTTATTGACGATTTGTTTATTATTGACCTTGATTCTCAGTCTTGGAGTCTGTATGGCGGCCGAGCCGCAATACGGAGGAACATTTCGCTGGCCCATTGTTCAAGAACCTAAATTTTTAGACCCTCCTATGTATGCCATGTCATCTGTTCAACAAATCACATGTAACCTCTACAGCGGCCTCCTGCGCTTCAATGAAGATATGAGCGACGTTCTGCCTGACCTGGCGGAGAGTTGGAGGCAGGTAGATCCTCTCACCTACGAGTTCAAAATTCGCAAGGGCGCTCACTTTCATAACATCCCCCCGGTCAACGGCCGCGAATGCACAGCAGCGGACGTGAAGTACAGCATCGAACGGACCGGCGGGATGTATGGCAAGAAGGCCGAATTCAAACAACGCCACTATTTTGAAGGCAAGTTAACCTCCATTGAAACACCGGACAAATATACGGTCATTTTCAAGACCAAGGACCCCTACCCGGCTTTTATTCAATACCTAGCTTCCCCCATGACCAAGATCGTACCCAAGGAGGCGGTGGATAAATTCGGAGACCTGAAAAGGAAGGCCATCGGGACCGGCCCGTTCATACTCAAGGAATTTGTGCGCGGCTCTCATTTGACCATGGTAAAAAATCCAAACTATTTCAAGAAAGGACTTCCTTATTTGGATGCGATCCATATGAAGGTCCTGCCGGATCCCACGACCGTTATGGCCCAGTTTATCGCTGGAGATCAGGACGTAATAAGCTTATATTACTGGCAGATTCCAACAATCAAAAAGGAGGTCCCCAACGTTATTATTACCAAAAAGGCGGGGGTGAATTCATGGATGCTAAGAACGCCCCCACAGGTTGACTGTGACAAGCCTCTCGCCCCGCCTTTTAATGATATCAGGGTCAAGCAAGCCATCTCTCATGCCATTGATAAAAAGAAATTGTTGAAGCTGGCTCTCGACAATCACGGTGATATCTTGATTTCCCACATCGCCAACTTTCCGCCTTATCACCTGGGTTTGGAAGATCAAATTGAATACAACCCTGAAAAGTCTAAAAAGCTCCTGGCCCAGGCTGGCTATCCTAAGGGATTCTCAGTCGAGATGCTCACCTGGAACGCGCCCTATATGCTCAAACCAGCTCAGGTCCTCATTGAAATGCTCAAAGAGGTCGGGATTAAAGTCAACCTGAAGGTCCTCGAGATGGCGCAATACTTCACCCGGGCCTACCATTTTAAATACGACATGGCACTGCACGTAGGTTCCAGCGGGATTGACCCGGAAGAAGCGCTCGTCCCCTATTACGGGAGAGACGCCACCTACTACAAGATGTGCGACAAGGAAATCTGGGATTTAATTGATCAACAGAACAAAGAAGTTGACAAAAAGAAACGCACAGCCCTAATTCATAAAATTCAGCGCAAGCTTCTGGAAGACGCCAATGTCACATTCCTGTATTCGATGAATCGGTATGTTGCTCAGCAGCCCTATGTGCACATGAAGCACTATTACCAGGAATATCAAGTGCTGATTGCAGAGGATCTCTGGATGGAGAAACATTAA
- a CDS encoding 3-keto-5-aminohexanoate cleavage protein has translation MSDKLIITAALAGGATTKENNPNTPYTPEEFAEESYRCYQEGVSIVHIHAKNPDTGMATADLKIVRPVIEAIRDRCPEMVINISTGSGTDPDERIAPVLDLKPDMASLNVNSMNFAFGNYKTGELAFEFIYQNPVKKIEEYGKAMKEIGVKPEIEVFEPGGLNNTLFIRKQGDVFVEPMHFQLVYGVLGGMVFDPLLQLSLVGLLPEKATYSVCGVGPHQIPAAFQSIISGGHIRIGLEDNTRVPGGELAKGSWEQAVWVKEIARIIGRELATCDDTRELLELRKK, from the coding sequence ATGAGCGACAAGCTAATTATTACTGCTGCTTTGGCCGGAGGAGCCACAACTAAGGAGAACAACCCCAATACACCCTATACACCAGAGGAATTTGCCGAGGAGTCCTATCGCTGTTACCAGGAGGGGGTTAGCATTGTTCACATTCACGCCAAGAACCCAGACACCGGAATGGCTACGGCCGACCTTAAAATCGTCAGGCCGGTCATCGAGGCCATCCGGGACCGTTGTCCGGAAATGGTCATAAATATTTCCACCGGCTCCGGCACAGACCCTGACGAAAGAATCGCCCCCGTCCTTGATCTCAAGCCCGATATGGCCAGCTTGAACGTGAATAGTATGAACTTTGCCTTTGGCAATTATAAAACAGGGGAACTGGCCTTCGAGTTCATTTACCAAAATCCGGTTAAAAAAATTGAGGAATACGGGAAGGCCATGAAAGAGATCGGCGTAAAACCCGAGATAGAGGTGTTCGAGCCGGGTGGCCTGAATAACACCCTTTTTATAAGGAAACAGGGGGACGTCTTTGTAGAACCCATGCACTTTCAGCTGGTATATGGCGTGCTGGGCGGTATGGTCTTCGATCCACTCTTACAGCTCAGCTTGGTGGGCCTCCTGCCGGAGAAGGCCACTTATAGTGTCTGCGGCGTCGGGCCACACCAGATTCCGGCCGCCTTCCAGAGCATCATCAGCGGCGGACATATCCGGATAGGCCTGGAGGACAATACTCGCGTACCCGGCGGAGAGTTAGCCAAGGGAAGCTGGGAACAGGCCGTTTGGGTTAAGGAAATCGCGAGGATCATCGGACGCGAGCTAGCTACTTGCGATGACACCCGAGAACTTTTAGAATTAAGAAAAAAATAA
- a CDS encoding SDR family NAD(P)-dependent oxidoreductase has product MIQENAENEGLPPLNAVITGGTRGIGLALAKVLVRRGAAVALTYRSNEAAANDAFKRLEKIGRKDKKILLVKGNAGDPDQVSNNYQDIKEELGPVNVLVNNAGIMPPKSFLELSNEDWEETIRVNLSGAFYWSKEVIPDMVESSFGRIVNMASIAARGGGVVGPHYAASKAGLVGMTRYAARELGINGITVNAIAPAFIEDAGIFVDISEARRAELLAKVEVSRIGRVEDVARAFEYLLDSPFVTGVTLDVNGGAFML; this is encoded by the coding sequence GTGATCCAGGAAAACGCAGAAAATGAGGGTCTTCCGCCCCTAAACGCAGTCATAACCGGAGGGACGCGCGGCATCGGCCTGGCCCTGGCCAAGGTCTTGGTCAGACGCGGGGCTGCTGTGGCATTAACTTATCGCAGCAACGAAGCTGCCGCTAATGACGCTTTTAAACGGCTGGAAAAAATCGGGCGGAAAGACAAGAAGATACTCCTAGTTAAAGGCAACGCTGGTGATCCGGACCAGGTTTCCAATAACTACCAGGATATAAAAGAAGAACTCGGGCCGGTTAACGTCCTGGTTAACAACGCTGGGATTATGCCTCCAAAGTCCTTTTTAGAGCTTTCGAATGAGGACTGGGAAGAAACAATTAGGGTTAACTTAAGCGGCGCCTTTTACTGGAGCAAAGAGGTGATTCCGGATATGGTTGAATCCAGTTTCGGACGGATCGTGAATATGGCCTCCATAGCCGCCCGTGGTGGAGGCGTGGTTGGGCCGCATTACGCGGCCTCAAAGGCTGGTCTGGTCGGAATGACTCGGTACGCGGCCCGGGAATTGGGAATTAACGGCATTACAGTGAACGCCATTGCACCGGCTTTCATCGAAGACGCCGGGATTTTCGTGGACATTTCCGAGGCGCGAAGGGCTGAGCTTCTGGCTAAGGTTGAGGTGTCTCGTATTGGCCGTGTAGAGGATGTGGCCCGCGCCTTCGAATACTTGCTCGATTCGCCTTTCGTGACAGGGGTGACCTTGGATGTAAACGGCGGGGCCTTTATGCTGTGA
- a CDS encoding aspartate aminotransferase family protein, whose protein sequence is MKKQGAEKIKKDILARFARITKQAKKHDARAKRRLPGGDTRNASYYTPYPAYMERGKGCYLYDCDGNRYIDFVNNYTSLIHGHGHADIIKATQAQLKKGTVLCSPAVVTYQHAELLCKRIPSVDMVRYGNSGTEATLFATRAARAFTQKDMIIKMDGGYHGSHDLVEVNIRPGTPAKGMPIRHLEGPGIPKSVLKDILVAPFNDLNALETLLKKYKEKIAAIIMEPMIGSLGMIPPQPGYLKGVRNLCNRYNALLIFDEVMTFRLSTGGLQAISDVEPDLTALAKIIGGGFPVGAFGGRAEIMALFDPTFPEGPRRMGHSGTFNGNNITMAAGIAALKAYNKNAVNKINRLGDKLRKGFNKAFKTVGIKGQCTGLGSMTQVHWGDRNIITAQDTFKGMIESQDLQTLLHLDMMCRGIFSAPRGMFVISTPMTEKEIDKAVKAFELSLKVLKPYAADVAPGLIA, encoded by the coding sequence ATGAAGAAGCAAGGAGCTGAAAAAATTAAAAAGGACATCCTGGCCCGGTTTGCCAGGATCACCAAACAGGCTAAGAAGCATGACGCTAGAGCCAAAAGACGTCTTCCCGGGGGGGACACCAGAAATGCAAGTTACTATACGCCGTATCCCGCTTATATGGAGAGAGGAAAGGGCTGTTATCTCTATGATTGCGACGGGAATCGGTACATTGATTTTGTTAACAATTACACCTCACTCATACACGGTCACGGCCATGCGGACATCATCAAAGCCACTCAGGCGCAGCTGAAAAAGGGGACCGTACTCTGTTCGCCCGCCGTGGTCACATACCAGCACGCCGAACTTTTATGCAAACGTATTCCATCCGTGGATATGGTGCGTTATGGCAATTCCGGAACAGAGGCCACTCTTTTCGCCACAAGGGCGGCCAGGGCTTTTACCCAAAAAGACATGATCATAAAAATGGATGGGGGTTACCACGGATCACATGACCTGGTCGAGGTCAATATCCGGCCCGGTACACCGGCCAAAGGGATGCCTATAAGGCATTTAGAAGGACCTGGCATACCGAAAAGCGTCTTAAAAGATATCCTGGTGGCGCCCTTCAACGATCTCAACGCCCTTGAAACCCTGCTCAAAAAGTATAAGGAGAAGATCGCCGCGATCATCATGGAGCCGATGATCGGCAGCCTGGGTATGATACCGCCTCAACCCGGGTACCTGAAAGGGGTTAGAAACCTTTGCAACCGATATAACGCTCTTCTTATCTTTGATGAGGTTATGACCTTTCGCCTCAGTACCGGCGGGCTTCAGGCTATTTCCGATGTCGAGCCGGACCTGACCGCCCTGGCAAAGATTATTGGCGGCGGGTTCCCGGTCGGGGCCTTCGGCGGCAGAGCGGAGATCATGGCGCTGTTCGATCCGACTTTTCCCGAGGGTCCCAGGCGCATGGGACATTCAGGCACGTTCAACGGGAATAATATAACCATGGCCGCCGGTATAGCCGCCTTGAAAGCCTATAACAAAAACGCAGTCAATAAAATCAACAGACTGGGAGACAAATTGCGAAAGGGCTTCAACAAGGCCTTTAAAACCGTCGGCATAAAGGGGCAGTGCACCGGTCTCGGGTCTATGACCCAGGTGCACTGGGGGGACAGAAATATTATTACCGCGCAGGACACCTTCAAGGGCATGATTGAATCTCAGGATCTCCAGACATTACTCCACCTTGACATGATGTGCCGCGGTATATTTTCGGCCCCAAGAGGCATGTTTGTTATATCCACCCCTATGACCGAAAAAGAGATAGACAAGGCGGTCAAGGCCTTTGAATTAAGCCTCAAAGTCTTGAAACCTTATGCCGCTGATGTGGCTCCGGGTTTGATTGCTTAA
- a CDS encoding 4Fe-4S dicluster domain-containing protein has protein sequence MAHKPMASAESLDDGQVEALDSKPIEPSSDFLKKAEAESGVNISACYGCKKCSNGCPVAFAMDLHPYQVVRYVQLGMVDQLKDCETIWVCSSCQTCVTRCPNDVDLPRMMDYLKETVARERRPVSQKRVLQFHQIFMSEIKTWGRVFEGSLMTRYMFKSGDFTDPKKAVKDARLGWAMFKRGRLRLLPDRNKDRKWLKELFREEGKSS, from the coding sequence ATGGCACATAAACCAATGGCATCTGCTGAGAGCCTGGATGACGGCCAGGTTGAGGCCCTGGACTCCAAGCCTATCGAACCTAGTAGTGATTTCCTTAAGAAAGCTGAGGCCGAAAGCGGTGTAAATATATCTGCCTGTTACGGGTGTAAAAAATGCAGCAACGGATGCCCGGTCGCCTTTGCTATGGACCTGCATCCCTATCAGGTGGTGCGCTATGTCCAGCTTGGCATGGTGGATCAGCTCAAAGACTGTGAAACGATTTGGGTCTGCTCCTCCTGCCAGACTTGTGTCACTCGCTGTCCCAATGATGTAGACCTGCCCAGGATGATGGACTATCTTAAGGAAACCGTGGCCCGTGAGAGGCGTCCGGTCAGTCAGAAGAGGGTCCTTCAGTTTCACCAGATTTTTATGAGCGAGATCAAGACCTGGGGCCGGGTTTTTGAAGGTTCACTCATGACCCGTTATATGTTCAAAAGCGGTGATTTTACCGATCCGAAAAAGGCCGTCAAGGACGCCCGGTTAGGCTGGGCCATGTTCAAGCGGGGGCGGTTAAGGCTTCTGCCAGACAGAAACAAAGACCGGAAGTGGCTCAAAGAGTTATTTCGAGAAGAAGGGAAATCGTCGTGA
- a CDS encoding disulfide reductase, which yields MGSARDYFDSIAVAADLLDIKLVELPDWNCCGASSGHSLNHRITLNLAARNLGLSLDLPQPLVVPCALCYNRLKVAQAELIKGHSLVIPEIARLGTDYERVEVVELNTYLTSPEFIELAEAKKVLDLEGLKPVCYYGCQGQRPPKITGHPDYENPMGLDNLLAALGADVKDWSFKTDCCGASHAIARPDIHFEMVTDLYRRAIEAGANCFVTGCQMCQSNLDLNQKEIAAEMGQEIYLPVFYFTELMGLALGKNDAPVWLRRHMVSPKALLSEINLSKDIQERL from the coding sequence ATGGGATCGGCCCGGGATTACTTTGACTCCATAGCCGTAGCGGCCGACCTCCTTGATATTAAGCTCGTCGAGCTCCCGGACTGGAACTGCTGCGGGGCCTCGTCCGGCCACAGCCTCAATCACCGCATTACCCTCAACCTGGCCGCCAGGAACCTGGGCCTGAGCCTAGACTTGCCTCAGCCCCTGGTTGTGCCTTGCGCGCTCTGCTATAACCGTCTCAAGGTCGCCCAGGCCGAGTTGATCAAGGGCCACAGTCTCGTTATTCCTGAAATCGCCCGTCTCGGGACCGATTACGAGCGTGTGGAGGTGGTGGAACTGAATACCTATCTTACCAGCCCGGAATTTATTGAACTGGCTGAAGCAAAAAAGGTCCTTGATCTGGAAGGGCTTAAACCGGTCTGCTATTACGGCTGTCAGGGTCAAAGACCGCCCAAGATAACCGGGCATCCGGACTATGAGAACCCCATGGGGCTGGATAATCTTCTGGCCGCCCTTGGAGCCGATGTTAAGGATTGGTCCTTTAAGACCGACTGCTGCGGGGCTTCCCATGCCATAGCCCGACCGGATATCCATTTCGAAATGGTCACCGACTTGTATCGCCGGGCTATTGAGGCCGGGGCCAACTGCTTTGTCACCGGCTGCCAGATGTGTCAGAGCAACCTGGACCTGAATCAGAAAGAGATAGCGGCCGAGATGGGCCAGGAGATTTACCTGCCGGTCTTCTACTTCACCGAGCTTATGGGATTGGCTCTGGGCAAAAATGATGCGCCTGTCTGGCTGCGGCGGCACATGGTCAGTCCCAAGGCTTTGTTGAGTGAGATAAATTTGTCCAAAGACATTCAGGAACGTTTATGA